A genomic window from Anoplolepis gracilipes chromosome 6, ASM4749672v1, whole genome shotgun sequence includes:
- the Svip gene encoding uncharacterized protein Svip produces the protein MGNCCGLCDKESSSYEDLTPDRETIRRKQAEAAEKRIAEQQQRGIKDIESVKRQQRRALELEKREQEAAASSTQPALKWQVN, from the exons ATGGGTAATTGCTGTGGACTTTGTGACAAAGAATCGTCGTCATACGAAGATCTGACACCCGACCGG GAGACTATACGCAGAAAACAAGCGGAAGCTGCAGAGAAAAGAATCGCTGAGCAGCAGCAAAGGGGTATAAAAGATATAGAGTCTGTTAAAAGACAACAACGACGGGCATTGGAACTTGAGAAACGGGAACAAGAAGCTGCTGCTAGTAGTACGCAGCCTGCACTAAAG TGGCAGGTAAACTAA
- the LOC140666974 gene encoding uncharacterized protein, with translation MWRKDVTLVGSIVVVVATLISLTVDGIIAGSCGSAKLCCQGRDSGCVIQKESPNAIIESPRDKPCYCDHACLKLADCCDDFKETCGVVDCAVSEWSLWSPCDNGCGSGTQRRSRAIKISEKNGGKHCPRLDQVRTCRSFQTCHAGIRPQPHAKSVTLLALFPGDGNSTDVRIKDRIVDKRGSCVAFTIVRVSQGCSKISDLFSEGSRICVERPGNESLDRYVGIGRWKLSTDIAGSNNRRGRSTSSTCHGKWIGDSRLLVDCHDSRCEQPSGVAPYTSQLFRGRREAGADVVVVGNPDRSARRRRRGRRRKRSRRRRPDTIAVEER, from the exons ATGTGGAGGAAGGACGTGACGTTGGTCGGGtcgatcgtcgtcgtcgtcgccacGCTGATTTCTCTGACCGTTGACGGGATCATCGCCGGAAGCTGCGGCTCTGCGAAGCTCTGCTGCCAAGGCAGGGACTCCGGCTGCGTCATCCAGAAGGAGTCGCCGAACGCGATTATCGAGAGCCCGCGCGATAAGCCGTGTTACTGCGATCATGCTTGTCTCAAGCTCGCCGATTGTTGTGACGACTTCAAAGAGACCTGCGGTG TGGTGGACTGCGCGGTGAGCGAATGGAGTCTGTGGAGTCCGTGCGATAACGGATGCGGAAGTGGCACTCAAAGACGCAGTCGAGCGATTAAGATTTCGGAGAAGAACGGTGGAAAGCATTGTCCTCGTCTGGACCAAGTCAGGACTTGCCGTAGCTTCCAAACATGTCATGCCGGAATTCGTCCGCAGCCGCATGCTAAAA GTGTGACGCTTCTTGCTCTTTTTCCGGGCGACGGGAATAGTACGGATGTAAGGATCAAGGATAGAATTGTCGATAAAAG AGGCAGCTGCGTTGCTTTCACTATTGTACGCGTCTCACAGGGTTGCAGTAAAATTTCGGATTTATTCTCGGAAG GTTCGCGCATCTGCGTGGAACGTCCCGGTAACGAGAGTCTGGACCGATACGTGGGGATCGGCAGGTGGAAGCTGTCGACTGATATTGCCGGTAGCAACAATCGGCGCGGTCGATCGACGAGTTCTACCTGCCATGGCAAATGGATCGGCGATTCACGACTGCTGGTGGATTGTCACGATTCGCGATGCGAACAACCGAGTGGAGTAGCGCCGTATACCTCGCAGCTGTTCCGCGGTCGCAGGGAAGCGGGCgccgacgtcgtcgtcgtcgggaATCCGGATAGATCTGCGAGAAGACGTAGGAGAGGCAGGCGACGGAAGAGGAGCAGAAGGAGAAGGCCTGACACCATTGCTGTCGAGGAACGGTGA